The following are encoded in a window of Panicum virgatum strain AP13 chromosome 5N, P.virgatum_v5, whole genome shotgun sequence genomic DNA:
- the LOC120672488 gene encoding tobamovirus multiplication protein 1-like isoform X2, translating into MLRPMPPDPPPLPSPPPPLLTRPPIMGRYGPFPTAAGDGGGCLPLPIVAAEGALAVVDGAIATAAFVQLARIHRHNQLQGWTRQKIFHLMIGLSNIVFLLYFVSTIIATCQRWICWVHGCGFVLMASPQILLLASFLLLLSFWVDLCHQTNDEDEEDVRSHREALLDRTKTKPGIHPVNISRRCCPEIQLGSRQKFVILVLILSFVVTFAFAILIWVGRGENPIDSSLLKRRFILQVYLDVFSVVVLVLGGALACYGALLFSKMSKVRSETVSTEKWKVASLAAVSLICFSFSAILALVTNVPVLLYWYSTDADIIYNAIILFVYYFIGSSVPSGFVLWIMRDLPHRQVVERPTESRVVTMFRERPSTTQDPQWRTAVTSSNKALKSSPI; encoded by the exons ATGCTCCGCCCCATGCCCCCTGATCCTCCCCctctgccgtcgccgccgccgccgctccttacCCGCCCGCCGATTATGGGCCGCTACGGTCCCTTCCCTAccgccgccggcgatggcgggggCTGCCTACCGCTGCCGATTGTTGCGGCCGAGGGCGCGCTCGCTGTCGTCGACGGCGCCATTGCGACCGCCGCCTTCGTGCAG CTGGCAAGAATTCACAGGCACAATCAGCTACAGGGATGGACTCGGCAAAAG ATATTCCATTTAATGATTGGCCTATCAAACATAG TATTCCTACTGTATTTCGTGTCTACCATCATTGCTACTTGTCAGAGATGGATTTGCTGGGTGCATGGATGTGGATTTGTTCTCATGG CTAGTCCACAGATATTgcttcttgcttcttttctacTGCTACTATCATTCTG GGTTGACCTGTGTCATCAGACaaatgatgaagatgaagaggaTGTACGGAGTCACCGTGAAGCTTTACTAGACAGAACAAAAACTAAACCTGGCATCCATCCTGTTAATATCAGTCGGAGGTGTTGTCCGGAAATACAGCTTGGAAGCCGGCAAAAATTTGTGATTTTG GTGCTTATACTGTCATTTGTTGTGACGTTCGCCTTTGCCATCCTCATATGGGTTGGTAGAGGAGAAAACCCTATTGATTCGTCTCTGTTGAAAAGG CGTTTTATTTTGCAGGTTTATTTGGATGTATTTTCAGTAGTAGTTCTTGTACTCGGTGGTGCTCTGGCATGTTATG GTGCACTGTTATTCTCGAAGATGAGCAAAGTTCGTTCCGAAACTGTATCAACCGAGAAGTGGAAG GTTGCCAGTTTAGCTGCCGTCTCACTGATTTGTTTTTCGTTTTCTGCTATACTAGCACTTGTGACTAATGTTCCA GTGCTTTTGTATTGGTACTCAACAGATGCAGACATCATCTACAATGCAATTATTTTGTTTGTATATTACTTCATAG GTTCGTCAGTTCCATCAGGGTTTGTTTTATGGATCATGAGAGATTTGCCTCATCGTCAGGTGGTAGAAAGGCCCACAGAATCGAGAGTGGTTACTATGTTCAGGGAAAGACCATCTACTACACAGGATCCGCAGTGGAGAACAGCTGTTACATCCTCAAACAAG GCCCTCAAATCAAGCCCGATTTAA
- the LOC120672488 gene encoding tobamovirus multiplication protein 1-like isoform X3, giving the protein MLRPMPPDPPPLPSPPPPLLTRPPIMGRYGPFPTAAGDGGGCLPLPIVAAEGALAVVDGAIATAAFVQLARIHRHNQLQGWTRQKIFHLMIGLSNIVFLLYFVSTIIATCQRWICWVHGCGFVLMASPQILLLASFLLLLSFWVDLCHQTNDEDEEDVRSHREALLDRTKTKPGIHPVNISRRCCPEIQLGSRQKFVILVLILSFVVTFAFAILIWVGRGENPIDSSLLKRVYLDVFSVVVLVLGGALACYGALLFSKMSKVRSETVSTEKWKVASLAAVSLICFSFSAILALVTNVPVLLYWYSTDADIIYNAIILFVYYFIGSSVPSGFVLWIMRDLPHRQVVERPTESRVVTMFRERPSTTQDPQWRTAVTSSNKALKSSPI; this is encoded by the exons ATGCTCCGCCCCATGCCCCCTGATCCTCCCCctctgccgtcgccgccgccgccgctccttacCCGCCCGCCGATTATGGGCCGCTACGGTCCCTTCCCTAccgccgccggcgatggcgggggCTGCCTACCGCTGCCGATTGTTGCGGCCGAGGGCGCGCTCGCTGTCGTCGACGGCGCCATTGCGACCGCCGCCTTCGTGCAG CTGGCAAGAATTCACAGGCACAATCAGCTACAGGGATGGACTCGGCAAAAG ATATTCCATTTAATGATTGGCCTATCAAACATAG TATTCCTACTGTATTTCGTGTCTACCATCATTGCTACTTGTCAGAGATGGATTTGCTGGGTGCATGGATGTGGATTTGTTCTCATGG CTAGTCCACAGATATTgcttcttgcttcttttctacTGCTACTATCATTCTG GGTTGACCTGTGTCATCAGACaaatgatgaagatgaagaggaTGTACGGAGTCACCGTGAAGCTTTACTAGACAGAACAAAAACTAAACCTGGCATCCATCCTGTTAATATCAGTCGGAGGTGTTGTCCGGAAATACAGCTTGGAAGCCGGCAAAAATTTGTGATTTTG GTGCTTATACTGTCATTTGTTGTGACGTTCGCCTTTGCCATCCTCATATGGGTTGGTAGAGGAGAAAACCCTATTGATTCGTCTCTGTTGAAAAGG GTTTATTTGGATGTATTTTCAGTAGTAGTTCTTGTACTCGGTGGTGCTCTGGCATGTTATG GTGCACTGTTATTCTCGAAGATGAGCAAAGTTCGTTCCGAAACTGTATCAACCGAGAAGTGGAAG GTTGCCAGTTTAGCTGCCGTCTCACTGATTTGTTTTTCGTTTTCTGCTATACTAGCACTTGTGACTAATGTTCCA GTGCTTTTGTATTGGTACTCAACAGATGCAGACATCATCTACAATGCAATTATTTTGTTTGTATATTACTTCATAG GTTCGTCAGTTCCATCAGGGTTTGTTTTATGGATCATGAGAGATTTGCCTCATCGTCAGGTGGTAGAAAGGCCCACAGAATCGAGAGTGGTTACTATGTTCAGGGAAAGACCATCTACTACACAGGATCCGCAGTGGAGAACAGCTGTTACATCCTCAAACAAG GCCCTCAAATCAAGCCCGATTTAA
- the LOC120672488 gene encoding tobamovirus multiplication protein 1-like isoform X1 yields the protein MLRPMPPDPPPLPSPPPPLLTRPPIMGRYGPFPTAAGDGGGCLPLPIVAAEGALAVVDGAIATAAFVQLARIHRHNQLQGWTRQKIFHLMIGLSNIVFLLYFVSTIIATCQRWICWVHGCGFVLMASPQILLLASFLLLLSFWVDLCHQTNDEDEEDVRSHREALLDRTKTKPGIHPVNISRRCCPEIQLGSRQKFVILVLILSFVVTFAFAILIWVGRGENPIDSSLLKRVQLYFFMDGQRFILQVYLDVFSVVVLVLGGALACYGALLFSKMSKVRSETVSTEKWKVASLAAVSLICFSFSAILALVTNVPVLLYWYSTDADIIYNAIILFVYYFIGSSVPSGFVLWIMRDLPHRQVVERPTESRVVTMFRERPSTTQDPQWRTAVTSSNKALKSSPI from the exons ATGCTCCGCCCCATGCCCCCTGATCCTCCCCctctgccgtcgccgccgccgccgctccttacCCGCCCGCCGATTATGGGCCGCTACGGTCCCTTCCCTAccgccgccggcgatggcgggggCTGCCTACCGCTGCCGATTGTTGCGGCCGAGGGCGCGCTCGCTGTCGTCGACGGCGCCATTGCGACCGCCGCCTTCGTGCAG CTGGCAAGAATTCACAGGCACAATCAGCTACAGGGATGGACTCGGCAAAAG ATATTCCATTTAATGATTGGCCTATCAAACATAG TATTCCTACTGTATTTCGTGTCTACCATCATTGCTACTTGTCAGAGATGGATTTGCTGGGTGCATGGATGTGGATTTGTTCTCATGG CTAGTCCACAGATATTgcttcttgcttcttttctacTGCTACTATCATTCTG GGTTGACCTGTGTCATCAGACaaatgatgaagatgaagaggaTGTACGGAGTCACCGTGAAGCTTTACTAGACAGAACAAAAACTAAACCTGGCATCCATCCTGTTAATATCAGTCGGAGGTGTTGTCCGGAAATACAGCTTGGAAGCCGGCAAAAATTTGTGATTTTG GTGCTTATACTGTCATTTGTTGTGACGTTCGCCTTTGCCATCCTCATATGGGTTGGTAGAGGAGAAAACCCTATTGATTCGTCTCTGTTGAAAAGG GTGCAACTTTATTTCTTTATGGATGGCCAGCGTTTTATTTTGCAGGTTTATTTGGATGTATTTTCAGTAGTAGTTCTTGTACTCGGTGGTGCTCTGGCATGTTATG GTGCACTGTTATTCTCGAAGATGAGCAAAGTTCGTTCCGAAACTGTATCAACCGAGAAGTGGAAG GTTGCCAGTTTAGCTGCCGTCTCACTGATTTGTTTTTCGTTTTCTGCTATACTAGCACTTGTGACTAATGTTCCA GTGCTTTTGTATTGGTACTCAACAGATGCAGACATCATCTACAATGCAATTATTTTGTTTGTATATTACTTCATAG GTTCGTCAGTTCCATCAGGGTTTGTTTTATGGATCATGAGAGATTTGCCTCATCGTCAGGTGGTAGAAAGGCCCACAGAATCGAGAGTGGTTACTATGTTCAGGGAAAGACCATCTACTACACAGGATCCGCAGTGGAGAACAGCTGTTACATCCTCAAACAAG GCCCTCAAATCAAGCCCGATTTAA
- the LOC120672488 gene encoding tobamovirus multiplication protein 1-like isoform X4: MLCNVQLARIHRHNQLQGWTRQKIFHLMIGLSNIVFLLYFVSTIIATCQRWICWVHGCGFVLMASPQILLLASFLLLLSFWVDLCHQTNDEDEEDVRSHREALLDRTKTKPGIHPVNISRRCCPEIQLGSRQKFVILVLILSFVVTFAFAILIWVGRGENPIDSSLLKRVQLYFFMDGQRFILQVYLDVFSVVVLVLGGALACYGALLFSKMSKVRSETVSTEKWKVASLAAVSLICFSFSAILALVTNVPVLLYWYSTDADIIYNAIILFVYYFIGSSVPSGFVLWIMRDLPHRQVVERPTESRVVTMFRERPSTTQDPQWRTAVTSSNKALKSSPI; this comes from the exons ATGCTTTGTAATGTGCAGCTGGCAAGAATTCACAGGCACAATCAGCTACAGGGATGGACTCGGCAAAAG ATATTCCATTTAATGATTGGCCTATCAAACATAG TATTCCTACTGTATTTCGTGTCTACCATCATTGCTACTTGTCAGAGATGGATTTGCTGGGTGCATGGATGTGGATTTGTTCTCATGG CTAGTCCACAGATATTgcttcttgcttcttttctacTGCTACTATCATTCTG GGTTGACCTGTGTCATCAGACaaatgatgaagatgaagaggaTGTACGGAGTCACCGTGAAGCTTTACTAGACAGAACAAAAACTAAACCTGGCATCCATCCTGTTAATATCAGTCGGAGGTGTTGTCCGGAAATACAGCTTGGAAGCCGGCAAAAATTTGTGATTTTG GTGCTTATACTGTCATTTGTTGTGACGTTCGCCTTTGCCATCCTCATATGGGTTGGTAGAGGAGAAAACCCTATTGATTCGTCTCTGTTGAAAAGG GTGCAACTTTATTTCTTTATGGATGGCCAGCGTTTTATTTTGCAGGTTTATTTGGATGTATTTTCAGTAGTAGTTCTTGTACTCGGTGGTGCTCTGGCATGTTATG GTGCACTGTTATTCTCGAAGATGAGCAAAGTTCGTTCCGAAACTGTATCAACCGAGAAGTGGAAG GTTGCCAGTTTAGCTGCCGTCTCACTGATTTGTTTTTCGTTTTCTGCTATACTAGCACTTGTGACTAATGTTCCA GTGCTTTTGTATTGGTACTCAACAGATGCAGACATCATCTACAATGCAATTATTTTGTTTGTATATTACTTCATAG GTTCGTCAGTTCCATCAGGGTTTGTTTTATGGATCATGAGAGATTTGCCTCATCGTCAGGTGGTAGAAAGGCCCACAGAATCGAGAGTGGTTACTATGTTCAGGGAAAGACCATCTACTACACAGGATCCGCAGTGGAGAACAGCTGTTACATCCTCAAACAAG GCCCTCAAATCAAGCCCGATTTAA
- the LOC120672488 gene encoding uncharacterized protein LOC120672488 isoform X5, producing the protein MIGLSNIVFLLYFVSTIIATCQRWICWVHGCGFVLMASPQILLLASFLLLLSFWVDLCHQTNDEDEEDVRSHREALLDRTKTKPGIHPVNISRRCCPEIQLGSRQKFVILVLILSFVVTFAFAILIWVGRGENPIDSSLLKRVQLYFFMDGQRFILQVYLDVFSVVVLVLGGALACYGALLFSKMSKVRSETVSTEKWKVASLAAVSLICFSFSAILALVTNVPVLLYWYSTDADIIYNAIILFVYYFIGSSVPSGFVLWIMRDLPHRQVVERPTESRVVTMFRERPSTTQDPQWRTAVTSSNKALKSSPI; encoded by the exons ATGATTGGCCTATCAAACATAG TATTCCTACTGTATTTCGTGTCTACCATCATTGCTACTTGTCAGAGATGGATTTGCTGGGTGCATGGATGTGGATTTGTTCTCATGG CTAGTCCACAGATATTgcttcttgcttcttttctacTGCTACTATCATTCTG GGTTGACCTGTGTCATCAGACaaatgatgaagatgaagaggaTGTACGGAGTCACCGTGAAGCTTTACTAGACAGAACAAAAACTAAACCTGGCATCCATCCTGTTAATATCAGTCGGAGGTGTTGTCCGGAAATACAGCTTGGAAGCCGGCAAAAATTTGTGATTTTG GTGCTTATACTGTCATTTGTTGTGACGTTCGCCTTTGCCATCCTCATATGGGTTGGTAGAGGAGAAAACCCTATTGATTCGTCTCTGTTGAAAAGG GTGCAACTTTATTTCTTTATGGATGGCCAGCGTTTTATTTTGCAGGTTTATTTGGATGTATTTTCAGTAGTAGTTCTTGTACTCGGTGGTGCTCTGGCATGTTATG GTGCACTGTTATTCTCGAAGATGAGCAAAGTTCGTTCCGAAACTGTATCAACCGAGAAGTGGAAG GTTGCCAGTTTAGCTGCCGTCTCACTGATTTGTTTTTCGTTTTCTGCTATACTAGCACTTGTGACTAATGTTCCA GTGCTTTTGTATTGGTACTCAACAGATGCAGACATCATCTACAATGCAATTATTTTGTTTGTATATTACTTCATAG GTTCGTCAGTTCCATCAGGGTTTGTTTTATGGATCATGAGAGATTTGCCTCATCGTCAGGTGGTAGAAAGGCCCACAGAATCGAGAGTGGTTACTATGTTCAGGGAAAGACCATCTACTACACAGGATCCGCAGTGGAGAACAGCTGTTACATCCTCAAACAAG GCCCTCAAATCAAGCCCGATTTAA
- the LOC120675681 gene encoding uncharacterized protein LOC120675681 — MTTLPTSPTPASLATLRQAMGVSTTDLSAPTRSANLSGCMAMASSSSSSSSATTWPRADKHRGAAGTVRRAQLVLSRDAGWCGLRAWRRLLRRLAQETKCICSSPTAATGRHITFGYDAASYAKNFDDGRSTAPRCATPVVVVANGADNSSGN, encoded by the coding sequence ATGACCACCCTCCCCACCTCTCCCACTCCTGCCTCCCTCGCAACGCTGCGGCAAGCCATGGGCGTGAGCACTACTGACTTGTCCGCGCCAACGCGCTCCGCCAACCTCTCGGGGTGCATGGccatggcctcctcctcctcctcctcctcctctgccactaCGTGGCCGCGGGCAGACAAGCACCGCGGTGCCGCCGGCACCGTTCGCCGCGCGCAGCTCGTTCTGTCGCGCGACGCCGGCTGGTGCGGGCTacgcgcgtggcggcggctgcTCAGGCGGCTGGCGCAGGAGACCAAGTGCATCTGCAGCTCCCCGACGGCGGCCACGGGCAGGCACATCACGTTCGGCTACGATGCCGCCAGCTACGCCAAGAACTTCGACGACGGCCGCAGCACCGCGCCACGCTGCGCCAcccccgtcgtcgtcgtcgccaatGGCGCCGATAATTCGAGCGGCAACTGA
- the LOC120676153 gene encoding GDSL esterase/lipase At4g10955-like: MACAAAMPIDLSPAPTAVAAGDLKPVEEEDEEVEVEGGGCGGGAVLVAAADGEAEGHPYDFHVSGPRNLPPPNWKEIIRSSWKDPNYKRMVMACFIQAVYLLELDRQDQKGEEDGLAPKWWKPFKYKVTQTLVDERDGSIYGAVLEWDRSSALSDFILIRPSGAPRVVLALRGTLLQKPTMKRDLQDDLRFLVWESLKGSVRYVGALAALKSAVEKFGSTNVCVAGHSLGAGFALQVCKELAKHGVFVECHLFNPPSVSLAMGVRSMSEKASYLWKKVKASLPLKEEATTPLESSKEASDKKRLRTEKKWVPHLYVNNSDYICCHYNAPSCPSAADGASDEQQQQHQSKASEIASDVVAKLFVTSKGPQKFLEAHGLEQWWSDGMELQLALYDSKLINRQLKSIYTTAAVSSPAK; encoded by the exons ATGGCTTGCGCCGCCGCGATGCCGATCGACTTGTCCCCCGCGCccacagcggtggcggcgggggatTTGAAGCcggtcgaggaggaggatgaggaagtggaggtggagggaggagggtgCGGCGGAGGGGCCGTGTTGGTGGCCGCGGCGGACGGGGAGGCGGAGGGCCACCCCTACGATTTCCACGTGTCCGGGCCGCGCAACCTGCCGCCGCCTAACTGGAAGGAGATCATCCGATCGAGCTG GAAGGATCCAAATTACAAAAGGATGGTAATGGCATGCTTCATTCAAGCAGTCTACCTTCTTGAACTGGACAGGCAAGATCAGAAAGGAGAAGAAGATGGACTTGCTCCAAAATGGTGGAAGCCCTTCAAGTACAAGGTCACGCAGACATTGGTGGATGAGAGAGATGGTTCCATCTATGGTGCTGTGCTTGAGTGGGATCGTTCTTCTGCCTTGTCTGACTTCATCCTCATAAGACCAAGTGGAGCACCGAGGGTTGTTTTAGCTCTCAGAGGAACACTGCTCCAAAAGCCAACCATGAAAAGAGACTTGCAGGATGATCTTCGTTTCTTGGTATGGGAGAGCCTCAAAGGTTCAGTGAGATATGTTGGTGCTTTAGCAGCCCTGAAGTCAGCAGTCGAGAAGTTTGGCAGCACCAATGTTTGTGTTGCTGGGCACTCCTTGGGAGCTGGCTTTGCCCTTCAAGTCTGCAAAGAGCTTGCCAAGCATGGAGTTTTCGTGGAGTGTCATCTGTTTAATCCACCTTCTGTTTCACTGGCCATGGGTGTAAGGAGCATGAGTGAGAAGGCCAGCTATCTGTGGAAGAAAGTCAAAGCAAGCTTGCCACTGAAGGAAGAAGCAACAACACCCCTTGAGAGCTCCAAGGAGGCAAGTGACAAGAAGAGATTGCGCACCGAGAAGAAGTGGGTGCCACATTTATATGTCAACAACAGTGATTACATCTGCTGCCATTACAATGCTCCTTCTTGTCCCTCGGCAGCAGATGGTGCTTCCGAtgaacagcaacagcaacatcaAAGCAAGGCAAGTGAGATAGCCAGTGATGTTGTTGCAAAGTTATTTGTGACATCAAAAGGCCCACAGAAGTTCCTTGAGGCACATGGGCTGGAGCAATGGTGGTCGGATGGCATGGAGCTGCAGCTGGCTTTATATGACAGCAAGCTCATAAACAGGCAGCTGAAATCCATCTACACAACAGCTGCAGTGTCCTCTCCTGCCAAGTAG